The Paenibacillus sp. FSL W8-0426 region CAGACACCGCTGACGTTAACCGAAGTCGCGCACTCGGTCGGTTATCCGGACTTGTTTTCGTTCTCCAAAGCGTTCAAAAAGCAGGTCGGGCAGCCGCCCAACCGCTACCGCATGATGGAGCGCAGCCAACGCTGACCCACCGTGTTTCTTGCATACACCATGACAAAAAGACAAGCTTCCTTATCCTAAGGAAAGCTTGTCTTCGAATGCCACTTCCGCTTGCGTATATCAGCGATGTTCTTCCTTGGTGCCTTTTGCCAGAGGAATGCCGTTTTTCTTGGCATACCAGGCTTGGTAATGATGGATTGCCACCCCTGCAAAAGACGAATGTTCCTTTCCAAGGCGGAACACGTTCGCAATCTCTTCATCCATATTGCTCAGCGTTTTGTTGTAGAAGGTCAGATGCTCCCCTTCATGCGTGTCCCCGAGTTCAGCGCCGATCCACACCTTTTTGCCGAGTTCATCCGCTTCGTCGAGCTCCTCGCGGGAAAGGTCATACATCTGCTGTCCGCTGTCCCGGTAAGCCATGATGGCCACGGCGTCGAAGCGGTTAATGATCCAGCGGCTGAGCGTGCCGCCGCCATTTGCCGCTTCGCGCCCATCCAGCCAGAACGGGATCGCCGCGCTCATGTACAATCCCGCTTCCTTGCCCTCAGCGGTCCAAGCGCTCATATTGTCCTGCCATTCCGCAATGACTTCACTCTGCTCTTGCTCCCAGCGCTGAAGCTGATACGGCTCCACGTCGAATTGAATGCCCGTGAACCGTTCTTCCGGTGCTGATGCCTCATTATAGGCCTTTACTTTGTCCACGAACGCAAGACCCTCTTCGCGCTTCTCCGTATAAGCCCAATCCGCATGGCCGTTCAACGCATGCACTTCCATTCCGGCCTTGTGCGCGGCAGCAACGAAATGGCGGTATGCATCCTCCGTGACCTCATCCTGCAGCTGCAAGAAAATGACTTCAATCCCCTGCTCTTTCGTGAACGCAATGATCTCCGGCGTTTGCTCGGCAATGATCGACGCATCCCACAGCCAGGTCGACTTATGCTCCTCGGTTGCGAACCACCGGAAGAGCCAGGGCAGGAGCAGCAGGCAGAACGTCAGTGCCAGCACAGCCCATTTTGCCTTGGCCGGCATCTTGCCCTTGAATGTCATCGGCTTTAGACGAGCAGCGCTTCGCTATGTTCGAGCACAGGATGTTGAATGGAATGGCCAATTTTGTAAATATGCGGCTGCGTGTAGCTGCGGAACGCATTGCGCGTGTCCAGAATCGGCACGCCGAGGTCGGCAATGTCGCCATACGGCAGGTCTTTATGGTTCGTGATCAGCACGATGCAGTCATATTTCTTGAACTGCTCCAGGCTGAACGGCACGCTTGGCACGGTCTCTCCATGCTTGTCGCGGAAGGAAGCGGCATATGGATCATAGTAGCTGACGTTGGCTCCGCTCTCTTTGAACAGCTCGTATACCTCAAGTCCCGGGGATTCACGCAAGTCCGCAATGTTAGGCTTGTACGCCATGCCGAGCAGCAGCACGTTCGAATTGCGCACCGACTTCGCGTATTCGTTCAGAATGACGGAGGCTTTGTTCAGCACGTAATACGGCATGTTGTCATTGGTGGACTGCGCCAGTTCAATGAATTTGCTGTAGAAACGGAAGCCCTTCGCTTTCCAGGACAGGTACATCGGGTCGAGCGGGATGCAGTGGCCTCCAATGCCCGGGCCCGGGTAGAACGGCATGAATCCGAACGGCTTCGTCGCCGCCGCGTCGATGACTTCCCAAATATCGATGCCCATGCGGTCGCACATCATCGCCATTTCGTTCACAAACGCGATGTTAACGCTGCGGAACGTGTTTTCGAGCAGTTTGGACATTTCGGCCACTTTCGGGGAGGATACCGGAACGACGGTTTGCACGTATTTGCTGTACAGTGCCGTTCCGAGCTTCAGGCACGATTCTGTCGTGCCTCCGATGACCTTCGGCGTATTGAA contains the following coding sequences:
- a CDS encoding nucleotide sugar dehydrogenase; amino-acid sequence: MENQHVHTLLNAIENKEAVLGVVGLGYVGLPLAVEMVNQGFTVIGIDLDASKVDRIYHGDSYIHDISSDELKKVMQTGRFQPTTDYSLLRVIDALSICVPTPLSENQDPDTSYIETVVDQIKRHMKPGMLITLESTTYPGTTEELIQQELDKIGHEAGKDYFLCFSPERVDPSNGRFTTFNTPKVIGGTTESCLKLGTALYSKYVQTVVPVSSPKVAEMSKLLENTFRSVNIAFVNEMAMMCDRMGIDIWEVIDAAATKPFGFMPFYPGPGIGGHCIPLDPMYLSWKAKGFRFYSKFIELAQSTNDNMPYYVLNKASVILNEYAKSVRNSNVLLLGMAYKPNIADLRESPGLEVYELFKESGANVSYYDPYAASFRDKHGETVPSVPFSLEQFKKYDCIVLITNHKDLPYGDIADLGVPILDTRNAFRSYTQPHIYKIGHSIQHPVLEHSEALLV